In one window of Miscanthus floridulus cultivar M001 chromosome 12, ASM1932011v1, whole genome shotgun sequence DNA:
- the LOC136496427 gene encoding cytochrome c oxidase-assembly factor COX23, mitochondrial-like, with protein sequence MATAQAASASPTYHRASPGTSPPQPPYPSAARIDDSACFPQYTASLKCLEANQDKSKCQQQFDDYKECKKKEREARLERNKTRSLFG encoded by the exons ATGGCGACGGCACAGGCAGCGTCGGCGTCCCCAACCTACCACCGCGCGTCCCCGGGGACGTCGCCGCCGCAACCGCCGTACCCCAGCGCTGCCAGGATCGACGACTCCGCCTGCTTCCCCCAGTACACCGCCTCGCTGAAGT GTTTGGAGGCCAACCAGGACAAGAGCAAGTGCCAGCAGCAGTTCGACGATTACAAGGAGTGCAAGAAGAAAGAG AGGGAGGCTCGGCTCGAACGGAATAAAACCAGATCACTCTTTGGGTGA
- the LOC136496426 gene encoding cell division protein FtsZ homolog 1, chloroplastic-like, producing the protein MASSAAASSSAPALVRLPGPGHLRAPPRSGWRDHRPPRRATVRCSFAPVETARIKVVGVGGGGNNAVNRMIGSGVQGIEFYAINTDSQALINSQAQYPLQIGDQLTRGLGTGGNPNLGEQAAEESREAIATALRDSDLVFITAGMGGGTGSGAAPVVAQISKEAGYLTVGVVTYPFSFEGRKRSLQALEALEKLEKSVDTLIVIPNDKLLDVADENMPLQDAFLLADDVLRQGVQGISDIITIPGLVNVDFADVKAVMKNSGTAMLGVGVSSSKNRAQEAAEQATLAPLIGSSIEAATGVVYNITGGKDITLQEVNKVSQIVTSLADPSANIIFGAVVDDRYTGEIHVTIIATGFPQSFQKSLLADPKVARIVESKEKAATLAHKAAAAAVQPVPASAWSRRLFS; encoded by the exons ATGGCGTCATCCGCTGCCGCCTCCTCCTCGGCACCCGCACTCGTCCGCCTCCCGGGGCCGGGCCACCTGCGCGCACCGCCACGAAGCGGGTGGCGAGACCACAGGCCGCCCCGCCGTGCGACCGTGCGGTGCTCGTTCGCGCCGGTGGAGACGGCGAGGATAAAGGTGGTGGGcgttggcggcggcggcaacaACGCCGTTAACCGCATGATAGGCAGCGGCGTCCAG GGTATTGAATTTTATGCAATAAACACCGATTCCCAAGCCCTTATTAATTCACAAGCGCAATATCCTCTGCAAATTGGAGATCAGTTGACTCGTGGACTAG GTACTGGTGGAAATCCAAATTTGGGAGAGCAGGCTGCTGAGGAATCAAGAGAAGCCATAGCCACTGCCCTGAGGGATTCAGATCTTGTCTTCATAACAGCTGGGATGGGAGGGGGTACTGGATCCGGTGCTGCTCCAGTTGTTGCCCAGATATCAAAGGAAGCTGGTTATCTTACTGTTGGTGTTGTCACCTATCCATTCAGTTTCGAGGGCCGTAAGCGCTCTCTACAG GCATTGGAAGCATTAGAGAAGCTGGAAAAGAGTGTAGACACACTTATTGTGATTCCAAACGATAAGTTGTTAGATGTTGCCGATGAAAACATGCCCTTGCAAGATGCATTTCTCCTTGCAGATGATGTCCTTCGTCAGGGTGTTCAAGGAATATCAGACATTATCACG ATACCGGGACTCGTcaatgttgattttgctgatgtAAAAGCTGTTATGAAAAACTCTGGAACTGCTATGCTTGGCGTTGGTGTTTCTTCCAGCAAAAATCGGGCCCAAGAAGCTGCTGAACAGGCAACACTTGCTCCTTTGATTGGATCATCCATCGAGGCAGCTACCGGCGTTGTGTACAATATTACTGGTGGGAAGGACATCACTTTGCAAGAAGTGAACAAGGTGTCCCAG ATTGTGACAAGCCTGGCTGACCCTTCTGCAAACATAATTTTTGGTGCCGTTGTTGATGACCGTTACACTGGTGAGATACATGTGACAATCATTGCGACAGGATTTCCACAATCCTTCCAGAAATCCCTTTTGGCTGATCCAAAGGTAGCACGAATAGTGGAATCCAAAGAGAAAGCAGCAACCCTAGCCCATaaagcagctgctgctgcggttCAACCGGTCCCTGCTTCTGCTTGGTCCCGAAGACTCTTCTCCTGA
- the LOC136496464 gene encoding uncharacterized protein translates to MVSDQEIASCVESVLCGSAGGPGEASLAAVLQQAEATLGVDLSHKAGFIRDQMDLFFGPRLQPQPPTKPQPAPPPPQALVAPSGAVPQPQHQVLPQVQGQPQALPPDQQMQPQPQQQQLPPLQPRLIFQTIPQLPAMAPVPAVSTPPAVPAMAFYPPPPLAFRYTTGLAGAATGGTVSFQQPAPGAGGTAPPTAASQVAGDNKESTSKRKRGGPGGLNKVCAISPELQTIVGETAMSRTQIVKQLWAYIRQNNLQDPDDKRKIICNDELRVVFETDTTDMFKMNKLLAKHITPLDPKDQLREVKRMKAPAVAPQPRPPINQPSIVISDALAKFIGTDGTFPQDDALKYLRDYIKANQLEDVINESILCDSKLQELFGCESIPMSGLSEMLGHHFIKKT, encoded by the exons ATGGTGTCCGACCAGGAGATCGCCAGCTGCGTCGAGTCCGTCCTCTGCGGCTCCGCCGGCGGGCCCGGGGAGGCCTCGCTCGCCGCCGTGCTGCAGCAGGCGGAGGCCACGCTCGGCGTCGACCTCTCCCACAAGGCGGGCTTCATCCGCGACCAGATGGACCTCTTCTTCGGCCCGCGCCTCCAGCCGCAGCCGCCGACCAAGCCCCAGCCGGCGCCTCCCCCGCCTCAGGCCCTCGTTGCCCCCTCGGGCGCCGTGCCGCAGCCCCAGCATCAGGTCCTGCCGCAGGTGCAGGGGCAGCCGCAGGCGCTGCCTCCGGACCAGCAgatgcagccgcagccgcagcagcagcagctcccgcCGCTCCAGCCGCGGCTCATCTTCCAGACCATTCCCCAGCTCCCCGCCATGGCCCCCGTCCCCGCGGTCTCCACGCCGCCGGCCGTGCCGGCCATGGCGTtctacccgccgccgccgcttgccTTCCGCTACACCACTGGCCTCGCTGGGGCCGCCACGGGTGGGACAGTCTCCTTCCAGCAGCCGGCCCCTGGGGCTGGTGGCACTGCTCCCCCCACCGCTGCATCGCAGGTCGCAGGCGACAACAAGGAAAG TACTTCTAAGCGGAAAAGAGGTGGACCTGGTGGTTTAAATAAAGTTTGTGCAATTTCACCTGAACTTCAGACCATTGTTGGTGAGACTGCCATGTCAAGAACTCAG ATTGTGAAGCAGCTCTGGGCATATATCAGGCAGAACAATCTTCAGGATCCTGATGACAAAAGGAAGATCATTTGCAACGACGAACTTCGTGTGGTTTTTGAAACTGACACCACCGACATGTTTAAAATGAATAAATTGTTGGCTAAGCACATAACCCCACTTGACCCAA AAGATCAACTTCGTGAAGTAAAAAGAATGAAGGCTCCCGCCGTGGCTCCTCAACCAAGGCCTCCCATTAATCAGCCCTCCATAGTTATTTCTGATGCACTAGCAAAGTTCATTGGAACAGATGGAACATTTCCTCAAGATGATGCCCTGAAATACCTGCGGGATTACATAAAAGCAAACCAACTTGAG gatgtcatcaatgaatcaaTATTATGTGATTCAAAACTTCAAGAGCTATTTGGCTGTGAGAGCATTCCTATGTCAGGACTATCAGAAATGCTTGGTCACCACTTCATCAAGAAAACATAG
- the LOC136497218 gene encoding myb family transcription factor RLI1-like isoform X1 — MMDAKKIKLHDYHRYGSPLCDPQLFPATAAGLSFHPGPGLVGSLPQLHGGGWVHEEHTTTTPRSVLATQGQGGRCVGSDAAAFFAAEELMMGMARFDCPLGGTSTLPELSAFAKRPPFGRPTTEAEQLYHRRPVDLLPLRDNSAVRTYYVRPQQHDGATEAPRSLELPFQRRQQQERAHGLYGDASTGRLLGGGEPKAHSFSAQQVAASTLLPAMEAPAGMQQSQMENPLSRSCSIIGAPATHVGSGNVATAAAPGQGAPSKTRIRWTQDLHERFVDCVNQLGGADKATPKGILKLMNSDGLTIYHIKSHLQKYRIAKYMPASTSEGKQEKRAAGNDVQNPDPSTGMKITEALRVQLDVQRRLHEQLEIQRNLQLKIEEQGKKLQKMFEEQMKASRTVMEPQQGAAAAAFIGVGERNEQEVEDDAFDDVQEQLLAAVASSDAGFQSKIS; from the exons ATGATGGACGCCAAGAAGATTAAGCTGCACGACTACCACCGCTACGGATCGCCGCTGTGTGATCCGCAGCTGTTTCCGGCCACAGCCGCAGGGCTCTCCTTCCACCCAGGTCCGGGGCTCGTGGGCTCCCTGCCGCAGCTGCATGGCGGCGGCTGGGTGCACGAGGAGCACACCACGACGACTCCGAGGTCGGTACTCGCGACGCAGGGGCAGGGCGGCCGCTGCGTCGGCTCCGACGCCGCGGCGTTCTTCGCCGCCGAGGAGCTGATGATGGGCATGGCGCGGTTCGACTGCCCTCTCGGCGGAACGTCGACGCTCCCGGAGCTGTCAGCGTTTGCCAAGAGACCGCCGTTTGGCCGGCCGACGACGGAGGCCGAGCAGCTGTACCACCGTCGTCCAGTCGACCTGCTGCCGCTCCGCGACAACTCGGCGGTGAGGACGTACTACGTCCGGCCACAGCAGCACGACGGCGCCACAGAGGCGCCTCGTTCACTGGAGCTGCCATTCCAGCGGCGCCAGCAGCAAGAACGAGCGCACGGGTTGTACGGCGACGCTTCCACCGGCAGGCTGCTTGGCGGCGGCGAGCCTAAAGCCCACTCCTTTTCAGCTCAA CAGGTTGCGGCGAGCACGCTTCTCCCGGCGATGGAGGCACCGGCGGGCATGCAGCAGAGCCAGATGGAGAACCCGCTGTCCAGGAGCTGCAGTATCATCGGTGCACCGGCGACCCATGTAGGTAGCGGGAACGTCGCCACCGCTGCCGCACCGGGGCAAGGCGCGCCCAGCAAGACGCGGATCCGGTGGACGCAGGACCTCCACGAGCGTTTCGTCGACTGCGTGAATCAGCTCGGCGGCGCGGACA AGGCGACTCCCAAGGGGATTCTGAAGTTGATGAACTCTGATGGCCTCACAATCTACCACATCAAGAGCCACCTTCAG AAATACCGCATTGCCAAGTACATGCCAGCATCGACGTCTGAAG GGAAACAGGAGAAACGAGCCGCTGGAAATGACGTGCAGAATCCCGACCCCAGCAC TGGGATGAAGATCACTGAAGCACTACGCGTCCAGCTCGACGTGCAGAGGCGCCTCCACGAGCAGCTCGAG ATCCAGAGAAACCTACAGCTGAAGATCGAGGAGCAGGGGAAGAAGCTGCAGAAGATGTTCGAGGAGCAGATGAAGGCGAGCAGGACCGTGATGGAGCCGCAgcagggcgccgccgccgctgccttcaTCGGCGTCGGCGAGCGGAATGAGCAGGAAGTGGAGGACGACGCGTTCGACGACGTGCAGGAGCAGCTGCTGGCGGCCGTGGCCAGCAGCGACGCCGGGTTCCAGTCGAAGATAAGCTAG
- the LOC136497218 gene encoding myb family transcription factor RLI1-like isoform X2 produces the protein MMDAKKIKLHDYHRYGSPLCDPQLFPATAAGLSFHPGPGLVGSLPQLHGGGWVHEEHTTTTPRSVLATQGQGGRCVGSDAAAFFAAEELMMGMARFDCPLGGTSTLPELSAFAKRPPFGRPTTEAEQLYHRRPVDLLPLRDNSAVRTYYVRPQQHDGATEAPRSLELPFQRRQQQERAHGLYGDASTGRLLGGGEPKAHSFSAQVAASTLLPAMEAPAGMQQSQMENPLSRSCSIIGAPATHVGSGNVATAAAPGQGAPSKTRIRWTQDLHERFVDCVNQLGGADKATPKGILKLMNSDGLTIYHIKSHLQKYRIAKYMPASTSEGKQEKRAAGNDVQNPDPSTGMKITEALRVQLDVQRRLHEQLEIQRNLQLKIEEQGKKLQKMFEEQMKASRTVMEPQQGAAAAAFIGVGERNEQEVEDDAFDDVQEQLLAAVASSDAGFQSKIS, from the exons ATGATGGACGCCAAGAAGATTAAGCTGCACGACTACCACCGCTACGGATCGCCGCTGTGTGATCCGCAGCTGTTTCCGGCCACAGCCGCAGGGCTCTCCTTCCACCCAGGTCCGGGGCTCGTGGGCTCCCTGCCGCAGCTGCATGGCGGCGGCTGGGTGCACGAGGAGCACACCACGACGACTCCGAGGTCGGTACTCGCGACGCAGGGGCAGGGCGGCCGCTGCGTCGGCTCCGACGCCGCGGCGTTCTTCGCCGCCGAGGAGCTGATGATGGGCATGGCGCGGTTCGACTGCCCTCTCGGCGGAACGTCGACGCTCCCGGAGCTGTCAGCGTTTGCCAAGAGACCGCCGTTTGGCCGGCCGACGACGGAGGCCGAGCAGCTGTACCACCGTCGTCCAGTCGACCTGCTGCCGCTCCGCGACAACTCGGCGGTGAGGACGTACTACGTCCGGCCACAGCAGCACGACGGCGCCACAGAGGCGCCTCGTTCACTGGAGCTGCCATTCCAGCGGCGCCAGCAGCAAGAACGAGCGCACGGGTTGTACGGCGACGCTTCCACCGGCAGGCTGCTTGGCGGCGGCGAGCCTAAAGCCCACTCCTTTTCAGCTCAA GTTGCGGCGAGCACGCTTCTCCCGGCGATGGAGGCACCGGCGGGCATGCAGCAGAGCCAGATGGAGAACCCGCTGTCCAGGAGCTGCAGTATCATCGGTGCACCGGCGACCCATGTAGGTAGCGGGAACGTCGCCACCGCTGCCGCACCGGGGCAAGGCGCGCCCAGCAAGACGCGGATCCGGTGGACGCAGGACCTCCACGAGCGTTTCGTCGACTGCGTGAATCAGCTCGGCGGCGCGGACA AGGCGACTCCCAAGGGGATTCTGAAGTTGATGAACTCTGATGGCCTCACAATCTACCACATCAAGAGCCACCTTCAG AAATACCGCATTGCCAAGTACATGCCAGCATCGACGTCTGAAG GGAAACAGGAGAAACGAGCCGCTGGAAATGACGTGCAGAATCCCGACCCCAGCAC TGGGATGAAGATCACTGAAGCACTACGCGTCCAGCTCGACGTGCAGAGGCGCCTCCACGAGCAGCTCGAG ATCCAGAGAAACCTACAGCTGAAGATCGAGGAGCAGGGGAAGAAGCTGCAGAAGATGTTCGAGGAGCAGATGAAGGCGAGCAGGACCGTGATGGAGCCGCAgcagggcgccgccgccgctgccttcaTCGGCGTCGGCGAGCGGAATGAGCAGGAAGTGGAGGACGACGCGTTCGACGACGTGCAGGAGCAGCTGCTGGCGGCCGTGGCCAGCAGCGACGCCGGGTTCCAGTCGAAGATAAGCTAG
- the LOC136497888 gene encoding leucine--tRNA ligase, cytoplasmic-like, translating to MSTNPDEPKSRARTDFLLNNESEVQKFWDENKVFEADPGNEPPSPGEKFFGNFPYPYMNGLLHLGHAFSLSKLEFGAAYHRLRGSNVLLPFAFHCTGMPIKASADKLAREIQQYGYPPVFPVAEGSSVAVADAIQADQADVVAPDKFKGKKSKATAKAGAQKYQWEIMKSFGLDDEEIARFQDPYHWLTHFPPLAKEVLQKFGLGCDWRRSFITTDMNPYYDAFVKWQMRKLKKLGKVVKDMRYTIYSPLDGQPCADHDRATGEGVQPQEYVLIKMEVISPFPPKLKALEGRKVYLAAATLRPETMYGQTNCWVLPDGMYGAFEINDTDVFILTARSALNLAYQHLSRVPEKPTCLCELSGTDLIGLPLKSPLAFNETIYALPMLTVLTDKGTGIVTSVPSDSPDDFMALQDLVAKPALRAKYGVKDEWVLPYEIIPIIHIPEFGDKSAEKVCHDLKIKSQNDKEKLAEAKRMTYLKGFTDGTMIVGEFSGRKVQEAKPLIKSKLLEEGTAVLYSEPEKKVMSRSGDECVVALTDQWYITYGEAEWKQKAVKCLDRMDTFSTETRNGFEHTLGWLNQWACSRSFGLGTRIPWDEQFLVESLSDSTLYMAYYTVAHHLQNGNMYGKEISSVRPEEMTDEVWDFVFCDGPAPKSDIPAALLNKMKQEFEYWYPFDIRVSGKDLIQNHLTFCIYNHTALLPEHHWPLGFRCNGHLMLNSEKMSKSTGNFLTLEDAIKKYSSDATRFALADAGDGVDDANFVTETANSAVMRLTKEISWMEEVTDAESKLRAGPPTTYADRVFENEMNIAIIETEKSYNAFMFRAALTSGFYDLQSARDEYRLSCGAAGMNRDLLWRFMDVQTRFITPICPHYAEHVWQKIMKKEGFAIKAGWPVADTPDPTLRIANKYLQDSIVSFRKLLQKQESGSKKPKKGAAPAPPAEEKKMSIGLIYVDEHYSGWKEQCLRVLQSKFDSQSRSFAPDKEIAEALKECPIGQEMNLKQVQKLCMPFIKKKKDEALEVGPQVLDLKLPFGEMDVLRENMELIKRQLGLEQVEVLSASDEAARAKAGEHVSLLEKNAPGVPIAIFLSRQG from the coding sequence ATGTCAACGAATCCTGATGAGCCTAAGAGTCGTGCCCGGACAGACTTTTTGCTCAACAATGAATCAGAGGTTCAGAAGTTTTGGGATGAGAACAAGGTTTTTGAGGCTGATCCTGGCAATGAGCCTCCAAGCCCCGGGGAAAAATTCTTTGGGAACTTTCCATACCCTTACATGAATGGCTTGCTGCATCTGGGCCATGCCTTCTCGTTGTCCAAGCTTGAGTTCGGTGCTGCATACCACAGGCTTCGTGGCTCCAATGTCCTTTTGCCTTTTGCTTTCCACTGCACTGGAATGCCCATCAAGGCCTCAGCTGATAAGCTTGCTAGGGAAATCCAACAATATGGATATCCTCCGGTGTTTCCCGTGGCAGAGGGTTCTAGTGTTGCAGTAGCAGATGCTATCCAAGCTGACCAGGCTGATGTTGTTGCCCCGGATAAGTTTAAGGGGAAGAAGTCCAAGGCTACTGCAAAGGCTGGTGCACAAAAGTACCAGTGGGAGATCATGAAGAGCTTTGGTCTAGATGATGAAGAAATTGCCAGATTTCAAGATCCTTATCACTGGTTGACTCACTTCCCTCCATTGGCAAAGGAGGTTCTCCAGAAATTTGGCTTGGGTTGTGACTGGAGGAGGTCATTCATAACTACTGACATGAATCCGTACTATGATGCTTTTGTTAAGTGGCAGATGAGGAAGCTGAAGAAATTGGGCAAGGTTGTCAAAGACATGAGGTACACGATCTACTCTCCGTTGGATGGCCAACCTTGTGCTGATCATGATAGGGCAACAGGTGAAGGTGTGCAGCCACAAGAATACGTCTTGATTAAAATGGAGGTGATATCACCTTTTCCTCCCAAGCTGAAGGCGTTGGAAGGGAGGAAGGTATATTTGGCAGCTGCTACACTAAGACCTGAGACGATGTATGGACAGACAAATTGCTGGGTCCTTCCTGATGGAATGTATGGTGCTTTTGAGATCAACGACACTGATGTCTTCATCCTTACAGCCAGGTCTGCTCTTAATCTTGCATACCAACACCTATCCAGGGTCCCTGAAAAACCAACCTGCTTATGTGAGCTGTCTGGCACTGATTTGATTGGTTTGCCACTGAAATCTCCTCTTGCCTTCAATGAAACCATATATGCTCTTCCAATGCTCACTGTCTTGACTGACAAAGGTACTGGCATTGTGACTAGTGTTCCTAGTGATTCACCTGATGATTTCATGGCACTGCAAGATTTAGTCGCAAAGCCAGCACTGAGAGCAAAGTATGGAGTGAAAGATGAGTGGGTTCTTCCTTATGAGATTATACCAATAATCCACATTCCTGAATTTGGAGACAAGTCAGCAGAGAAGGTTTGTCATGATCTTAAGATTAAAAGCCAGAacgacaaggagaagcttgctgaagcaaaaagaatgacaTATCTGAAGGGATTTACTGATGGAACAATGATTGTAGGTGAGTTCAGTGGTAGAAAGGTTCAAGAAGCGAAGCCACTGATTAAAAGCAAGCTTTTGGAAGAAGGCACAGCCGTCTTGTATAGTGAGCCGGAGAAGAAGGTCATGTCTAGATCTGGTGATGAATGTGTTGTTGCCCTCACTGATCAGTGGTACATAACTTATGGTGAGGCTGAATGGAAGCAGAAGGCAGTCAAATGTTTGGACCGCATGGATACATTCTCAACTGAAACCCGTAATGGTTTTGAACACACATTGGGCTGGCTGAACCAGTGGGCTTGTTCGCGTTCTTTTGGCCTTGGTACTCGAATCCCATGGGATGAGCAGTTCCTTGTAGAATCTCTTTCTGATTCAACCCTATACATGGCTTATTATACAGTTGCACATCATTTGCAAAATGGTAATATGTATGGGAAAGAAATATCTTCAGTAAGGCCAGAAGAAATGACGGATGAAGTCTGGGATTTTGTGTTTTGTGATGGTCCAGCACCAAAAAGTGACATCCCTGCTGCTCTGTTGAACAAAATGAAGCAGGAATTTGAGTACTGGTACCCGTTTGATATCCGTGTGTCTGGTAAAGACCTTATTCAAAACCATCTGACATTCTGCATATACAATCATACAGCACTTCTTCCTGAGCACCATTGGCCTCTTGGTTTCCGCTGCAATGGGCATCTTATGCTTAATTCTGAAAAAATGTCCAAGTCCACAGGGAATTTCTTAACTCTCGAAGATGCCATCAAAAAGTACTCTTCTGATGCCACTCGATTTGCCCTTGCTGATGCTGGCGATGGTGTGGATGATGCAAACTTTGTCACTGAAACTGCAAATTCTGCTGTGATGAGGCTCACAAAAGAAATTTCATGGATGGAAGAGGTTACAGATGCTGAATCTAAATTAAGAGCGGGGCCGCCCACTACATATGCTGACCGTGTGTTTGAAAATGAGATGAACATTGCAATCATAGAAACTGAGAAGAGCTACAATGCTTTCATGTTCAGAGCCGCCCTGACGTCTGGCTTTTATGACCTCCAATCGGCTAGAGATGAGTACAGGCTCTCTTGCGGTGCAGCAGGGATGAACCGTGATCTGTTGTGGCGATTTATGGATGTCCAGACCAGGTTCATCACCCCCATCTGCCCGCACTACGCTGAGCACGTGTGGCAGAAGATCATGAAGAAAGAAGGCTTTGCAATAAAAGCTGGCTGGCCAGTCGCAGACACCCCAGATCCTACGCTGAGAATTGCAAATAAATACTTGCAGGATTCCATAGTTTCGTTCAGGAAGCTGCTTCAGAAGCAAGAGTCTGGTTCCAAGAAGCCTAAGAAGGGAGCTGCACCAGCACCTCCAGCCGAGGAAAAGAAGATGAGCATTGGCCTTATATATGTGGATGAGCACTACTCTGGCTGGAAAGAGCAGTGCTTGAGGGTGCTGCAGTCCAAGTTCGACAGCCAAAGTCGCTCCTTCGCACCTGATAAGGAAATAGCAGAAGCTCTGAAGGAGTGTCCCATCGGGCAGGAAATGAACTTGAAGCAAGTTCAGAAGCTGTGCATGCCCTTCATAAAAAAAAAGAAGGACGAGGCATTGGAGGTTGGTCCTCAGGTGTTGGACTTGAAGCTTCCGTTTGGTGAGATGGATGTTCTCCGGGAGAACATGGAGCTGATCAAGAGGCAGCTGGGCCTTGAGCAAGTCGAGGTGCTCTCGGCGTCCGACGAAGCCGCTCGCGCTAAGGCCGGTGAGCATGTTTCGCTGCTGGAGAAAAACGCACCTGGTGTCCCCATCGCCATCTTCCTCAGCAGACAGGGCTGA
- the LOC136495224 gene encoding uncharacterized protein, translating into MEALLRPSSSGISPKISTILQSHVYPRFGRVLRALARVKSALLDALGKTKWGTRRRRRKQLQQHRAKKRRSSSRHGGGGFAKTPPHLTWSGGGGLSPARTAAEMALDVDYHVYPSYESVWNAVVVPATAAAAPGEYCGYLRWLEEEMPDEVVVVEDDDDEGEENDSDVDGAAAGGNEIDRLAEQFIARCRANFLLEKQESYDRCQEMIARSL; encoded by the coding sequence ATGGAGGCGCTGCTCCGCCCGAGCTCCAGCGGCATCTCGCCAAAGATCAGCACGATCCTGCAGTCGCACGTGTACCCGCGGTTCGGCCGCGTGCTGCGCGCCCTCGCCCGGGTCAAGTCCGCGCTCCTCGACGCCCTCGGCAAGACCAAGTGGggcacgcggcggcggcggaggaagcagctgcagcagcaccgcgcgaagaagaggaggagcagcagcaggcatgGCGGCGGCGGTTTCGCGAAGACGCCGCCGCATCTCACCtggtccggcggcggcggcctgtcGCCAGCTCGGACCGCGGCCGAGATGGCGCTGGACGTGGACTACCACGTGTACCCGTCCTACGAGTCGGTGTGGAACGCGGTTGTCGTccccgcgacggcggcggcggctcccggCGAGTACTGCGGGTACCTGCGCTGGCTCGAGGAGGAGATGCCGGACGAGGTGGTGGTCgtggaggatgacgacgacgaagGGGAGGAAAACGACTCCGACGtcgacggcgccgccgccggcgggaaCGAGATCGACCGGCTAGCGGAGCAGTTCATCGCGAGGTGCCGTGCCAACTTCTTGCTGGAGAAGCAGGAGTCGTACGACCGGTGTCAGGAGATGATCGCCAGGAGCCTCTGA